The following proteins come from a genomic window of Corynebacterium hansenii:
- a CDS encoding LppM family (lipo)protein: MTVARLRARFIALAAMLLPVLALTGCFTADAAMTISGTDRVNGTVHVAAPKAASARDSLWEVPEAFRGKVTVERGESGQDHTGTYRVRDLTFDEVREFLDAASSDAIDLELERVGGNQVSLSGKASLTRFPGSRVTLAIAFPAPVTGTNGTVDGGDTVRWTLEGGTDSTFWATSPAGSTDRDRLLLWTGLVTAAGVLAALLVVLWARRDHDMLD, from the coding sequence ATGACGGTTGCACGTCTCCGCGCCCGATTCATCGCGCTCGCCGCGATGCTCCTGCCCGTTCTGGCGCTGACCGGCTGCTTCACCGCCGACGCCGCGATGACCATCTCGGGCACCGACCGGGTCAACGGCACCGTTCACGTGGCCGCGCCGAAGGCCGCGTCGGCCCGGGACTCGCTCTGGGAGGTCCCGGAGGCCTTCCGCGGGAAGGTCACCGTCGAACGCGGCGAATCCGGGCAGGACCACACGGGCACCTACCGCGTCCGCGACCTGACCTTCGACGAGGTCCGCGAGTTTCTCGACGCCGCCTCGTCCGACGCCATCGACCTCGAACTCGAGCGCGTCGGCGGCAACCAGGTGTCGCTGTCGGGCAAGGCCTCGCTGACCCGGTTCCCCGGCTCCAGGGTCACCCTCGCCATCGCGTTCCCCGCCCCCGTGACCGGCACCAACGGCACGGTCGACGGCGGGGACACCGTGCGCTGGACCCTCGAGGGCGGCACCGACTCCACCTTCTGGGCCACGTCCCCCGCGGGCAGCACCGACCGCGACCGGCTCCTGCTGTGGACCGGCCTGGTCACCGCCGCGGGAGTGCTCGCGGCGCTGCTCGTCGTCCTGTGGGCCCGGCGGGACCACGACATGCTCGACTGA
- a CDS encoding methylenetetrahydrofolate reductase yields the protein MSDFPPPAVGRQVPIRQALTLPSPGPLPFSVEFMPPRDDAAEERLLRAAEAFHDLGASFASVTYGAGGSSRDRTLRIAERVTREPLTTLVHLTLVGHTVPELRDILRAYLDRGLTNLLVLRGDPPGDPLGEWEPLEGGLRYASELIELIRAEEEFADFEIGIASFPEGHFRAPDLESDTRHTLAKLRAGAEYSITQMFFDVDHYLRLRDRLVAADPEHGAKPIIPGLMPITSMRSVRRQLELSGSVLPPALDERLTRAAAGDEVANRDAIREVGIEVTTEMAERLISEGVPGIHFMTLNFARATQEVLHNLGMAPAWGTGQDMLRGGF from the coding sequence ATGTCCGACTTCCCGCCACCCGCGGTGGGCCGCCAGGTTCCGATCCGCCAAGCGCTGACGTTGCCCAGCCCCGGTCCGCTCCCGTTCTCCGTCGAGTTCATGCCGCCCCGGGATGACGCCGCGGAAGAGCGGCTGCTCCGCGCGGCGGAGGCCTTCCATGACCTCGGGGCGTCCTTCGCCTCGGTGACGTACGGCGCGGGCGGGTCGTCGCGCGACCGCACCCTGCGCATCGCCGAGCGCGTGACCCGGGAGCCGTTGACCACGCTGGTGCATCTGACGCTCGTCGGTCACACGGTGCCGGAGTTGCGCGATATCCTGCGCGCCTACCTGGACCGGGGCCTGACCAATCTGCTGGTCCTGCGCGGCGATCCGCCGGGGGATCCGCTGGGCGAGTGGGAGCCGTTGGAGGGCGGCCTGCGGTACGCGTCGGAGCTCATCGAGCTGATCCGCGCCGAAGAGGAGTTCGCCGACTTCGAGATCGGCATCGCCTCCTTCCCCGAGGGGCACTTCCGCGCCCCCGATCTGGAGTCCGACACGCGCCACACGCTGGCGAAGCTCCGGGCGGGCGCGGAGTACTCGATCACCCAGATGTTCTTCGACGTCGACCATTACCTGCGGCTGCGCGATCGCCTGGTCGCCGCGGACCCGGAGCACGGCGCGAAGCCGATCATCCCGGGCCTGATGCCCATCACGTCGATGCGTTCGGTGCGCCGCCAGCTGGAGCTGTCCGGTTCGGTGCTGCCGCCCGCGCTCGACGAGCGTTTGACGCGCGCGGCCGCCGGCGACGAGGTGGCCAACCGCGATGCGATCCGGGAGGTGGGCATCGAGGTGACCACGGAGATGGCGGAGCGCCTCATCTCCGAGGGCGTGCCCGGCATCCACTTCATGACCCTCAACTTCGCCCGCGCCACCCAGGAGGTCCTGCACAACCTCGGCATGGCGCCCGCGTGGGGCACGGGACAGGACATGCTGCGGGGCGGTTTCTAG